The Achromobacter spanius genome includes the window TGGGCGAACCCTTGGCCAACCCGTGGGCATCGCGCCAGGGAATTGGACGAGTGCGCCGGGGCAAAATCAAGGGCAAAATCACTCAATTATAAAATGAGCGCATTCTTTAACCATCCTTTAACTTTAACCCGCGCGGAAAGCGTGCCAAACCATGCATAAACTTGTTCTCATGCGCCACGGCGAAAGCCAGTGGAATCTGGAAAACCGCTTCACCGGCTGGACCGACGTCGACCTGACCGAAACCGGCCGTGAACAGGCCCGTAAAGCCGGTGAGCTGCTGAAGAAAGAAGGCTATACCTTCGACCTGGCCTACTCGTCGGTGCTCAAGCGCGCCATCCGCACGCTGTGGATCGCGCTGGATGCCATGGACGCCATGTACACCCCCGTGGGCGTGAACTGGCGCCTGAACGAACGCCACTACGGCGCGCTGCAGGGCTTGAACAAAGCCGAAACCGCCGCCAAGTATGGCGACGAGCAAGTGCTGATCTGGCGCCGTGCCTACGCCATCGCCCCGGAACCGCTGTCGCTGGACGACGAACGCCACCCGCGTTTCGACAGCCGCTACGCCAAGATCCCGGCCGACCAGCTGCCCGCCACCGAATGCCTGAAAGACACCGTGGACCGCGTGCTGCCGTTCTGGAATGATTCGATCGCCCCGGCCATCCGCGCCGGCCGCAAGGTGCTGATCGCCGCCCACGGCAACAGCCTGCGCGCGCTGATCAAGCACCTGGACAACGTCTCGGACGACGACATCGTCAACCTGAACATCCCGACCGGCCAGCCGCTGGTCTACGAATTGGATGATGACCTGCGCCCGATCCGCCACTATTATCTGGGCGATGCCGCCGAGATCGAGGCGGCCATGGCTGCGGTTGCCGCCCAAGGCAAGGCTAAGAAGGACTGATATCTCTATGCGTCGCACGGCAGGGTTGTTGTTGGCGGTCATGTTGACCGGTGGGGTGCTATCGGCTCGCGCCGCGCCCAACGACCTTGCAGGCCGCCAGTCCGACGCCGAGCGTCAGCAGGCGGCCTTGCGCGACCGTATCGAGAATCTGCAAAAGGAAATCGACGGGCGGGAAACCGCCCGCAAGGAAGCCGCCGATGCGCTCAAGCAGTCGGAATCGGCCATTTCCAAGATCAACCTGCGCCTGCGCGAACTGGCCGATGCCGGCCGTCAGGCGCAGACCGAACTGACCGGGCTGGAAAAGCAGATCGGCGAGCAGGAAGCCGTGCTGGCCAAGCGCCGCGTGGAACTTGCCGACCAGCTTCGCACCCAGTACACCAGCGGCCTGTCGCCGTGGACGGCGCTGCTGTCCGGCGACGATCCCCAAGTGCTGGGCCGCAACCTGGGCTACCTGGACTACGTGTCGCAAGCCCGGGCCAATGCCGTCAAGGCGCTTCGGGCGGACATCGATCGCCTGGCGGCCTTGCAGGCGCGTGCCGATGCCCGGCGCGATGAAATCGAAAAAGTCGTGGCTGAAACGTCCGAGCAGAAGGCCGCGCTGGTCGGGCAGCAGAAAGAGCGCGCCACGCTGCTGGCGCAGTTAGAAGGGCAGATCGCCGCCCAGCGCGCCGAAGCCAACAAGCTGGGGCGCGACGACCAGCGCCTGTCGCGCCTGATCACCGATCTGGATGCGGCCATCGCCAAGCAGATCGAAGAAGCCCGTAAGGCCGAAGAGGCGCGCAAAAAGGCCGAAGAGGCCCGCCGTGTGGAAGAAGCGCGCCGCGCCGCCGAAGAATCGCGCAAACGCGCCGAGGCTGAGCGCCGTGCTGAAGAAGCCCGCAAAAAGGCCGAGGCCGACCGCAAGCAGGCCGCCGAATCCGCCGCCCGACGCGACCGCGATAGCCGCGATGCCCGCGACGCGGCCCAGGCCCGTGAACAAGTCGAGGCGGCCTCGCGCCAGAGCCGCGGCCCGGTTGCCGTGGCAGATCCCGACGCCGCCGGATTACGCCCGGCTGAACAAGGGCAGACTCGCCTG containing:
- the gpmA gene encoding 2,3-diphosphoglycerate-dependent phosphoglycerate mutase, which produces MHKLVLMRHGESQWNLENRFTGWTDVDLTETGREQARKAGELLKKEGYTFDLAYSSVLKRAIRTLWIALDAMDAMYTPVGVNWRLNERHYGALQGLNKAETAAKYGDEQVLIWRRAYAIAPEPLSLDDERHPRFDSRYAKIPADQLPATECLKDTVDRVLPFWNDSIAPAIRAGRKVLIAAHGNSLRALIKHLDNVSDDDIVNLNIPTGQPLVYELDDDLRPIRHYYLGDAAEIEAAMAAVAAQGKAKKD
- a CDS encoding murein hydrolase activator EnvC family protein, with the protein product MRRTAGLLLAVMLTGGVLSARAAPNDLAGRQSDAERQQAALRDRIENLQKEIDGRETARKEAADALKQSESAISKINLRLRELADAGRQAQTELTGLEKQIGEQEAVLAKRRVELADQLRTQYTSGLSPWTALLSGDDPQVLGRNLGYLDYVSQARANAVKALRADIDRLAALQARADARRDEIEKVVAETSEQKAALVGQQKERATLLAQLEGQIAAQRAEANKLGRDDQRLSRLITDLDAAIAKQIEEARKAEEARKKAEEARRVEEARRAAEESRKRAEAERRAEEARKKAEADRKQAAESAARRDRDSRDARDAAQAREQVEAASRQSRGPVAVADPDAAGLRPAEQGQTRLTDPTGSARQTPAKSPEPAKNTEPAAADTTPTRSASAQQSARAAPLGSGSGLKHGLAMPVRGQVQGRFGVDRPDGGVWRGVVLRAPEGTPVKVVAPGTVVYAAWLRGFGNLIIVDHGQQYLTVYAYNQSLLKGVGDSVSGGDTIATVGATGGQVESGLYFEIRHRGAPVDPAQWLAQ